One genomic segment of Microbacterium sp. ProA8 includes these proteins:
- a CDS encoding ROK family transcriptional regulator, translating into MSPMEAQRGPSLVHAPHTANARAFAPGRTLRQGTKVLPEHARGHNRALVLQTLFHQGAMSRADLSRETGLTRVTISDLVAELIADGFVAEMGVREASGPGKPAILVDLDHAGHRIIGLDLSGSDTFIGAVLTLDGSIVARREVALPADEDVVSTVVELARGLVADSHAPVLGIGVGTPGVVDDRGVILTAPNFGWAGFDLEGALRSALGVPVLVANDANAAVLAEYTFGGAPDDVLLVKVGRGVGSGLLLAGQPMRGSRFAAGEIGHVTVGTDGGPQCACGKVGCLEAWLSVPSLSSRLGAASDSEAREGILRDAGERLGIALAPVVGALDVSEIVLSGPPELLGGSLAEQTVETLRARTLAPSVDEGVRVRMTEQGQDIVLRGAAVMVLSGQLGVS; encoded by the coding sequence ATGTCACCCATGGAAGCGCAGCGCGGCCCTTCCCTCGTCCACGCGCCGCACACCGCGAATGCCCGAGCTTTCGCCCCCGGGCGCACCCTGCGTCAGGGTACGAAAGTACTTCCCGAGCACGCCCGCGGTCACAACCGTGCCCTCGTCCTGCAGACGCTGTTCCACCAGGGAGCGATGAGCCGGGCCGACCTGTCCCGCGAGACCGGGCTCACCCGCGTCACGATCTCCGATCTGGTCGCCGAGCTGATCGCGGACGGCTTCGTCGCCGAGATGGGTGTGCGCGAGGCGTCCGGCCCCGGCAAGCCGGCCATCCTCGTCGACCTCGACCACGCCGGGCACCGCATCATCGGGCTCGACCTGTCGGGCAGCGACACCTTCATCGGCGCGGTGCTGACGCTCGACGGCAGCATCGTCGCCCGTCGCGAGGTCGCCCTCCCCGCCGACGAGGACGTCGTCTCGACCGTGGTCGAGCTCGCTCGTGGTCTCGTCGCGGACTCCCACGCCCCCGTGCTCGGGATCGGCGTCGGCACGCCCGGTGTCGTCGACGACCGCGGCGTGATCCTCACGGCGCCGAACTTCGGCTGGGCGGGCTTCGATCTCGAGGGCGCGCTGCGCAGCGCCCTCGGCGTTCCCGTCCTGGTCGCCAACGACGCCAACGCGGCGGTGCTGGCGGAGTACACGTTCGGCGGCGCTCCGGACGACGTGCTGCTCGTCAAGGTCGGGCGCGGCGTCGGCTCGGGGCTGCTGCTCGCCGGCCAGCCCATGCGCGGCAGCCGCTTCGCGGCCGGTGAGATCGGCCACGTCACCGTCGGCACCGACGGCGGTCCCCAATGCGCGTGCGGGAAGGTGGGATGCCTCGAAGCCTGGCTGTCGGTGCCCTCGCTGTCGTCGCGCTTGGGTGCGGCATCCGATTCCGAAGCGCGTGAGGGGATCCTCCGCGATGCGGGGGAGCGGCTCGGCATCGCGCTCGCCCCCGTGGTCGGCGCACTCGATGTGTCGGAGATCGTGCTCTCCGGCCCCCCTGAACTTCTCGGCGGTTCCCTCGCGGAGCAGACCGTCGAGACCCTCCGCGCGCGCACACTCGCGCCGTCCGTCGACGAAGGCGTGCGCGTGCGGATGACGGAGCAAGGCCAGGACATCGTCCTGCGCGGCGCGGCCGTCATGGTCCTGTCAGGACAACTCGGGGTGTCCTGA
- a CDS encoding L,D-transpeptidase family protein: MTDLATQPHAGKASGDDAVDTEQDVDKDATAAADFEPSAASDEQNAVTQADAVTEDSVAPAEGSEVPPAADADAQADVSEAEAEAPHAEAHAAEAESDAPEAESDAPEAEAEAPEADAPAAEADAPEADVPEADAPEADAPEAEAPEADDPEAEADAPEPEAAAPDSDAPAAEAEADAPEAEADAAEADAPEAEASEAEASEAAPADDDAPVGEADVDADAEPEAIAEPEPEPEGTAEPEPEAAAEPEAEAADAPTSDDADADAHAETDSIAADAESTSGADLETVAMATAVLAPAGVAPLAPSTVPNPTPSPGFVPPTAGTAADGSVYAWAPAEPKPKRKRTALWISAAAGVVVVGLVVTSLLLIAPGTAVAGVSVGWMTPGAAAEAIEQRLAETTVVLTGTGEEAEITGAELGATVDAQALADAAFAEHPMWNPTAWFAADEAEVALDAATATEALHDAAPQLYTDPVDATLAFDAATASYVTTPAVPGAGVDVATVQAAIQAAFAAGQTRVQVEPVPAPIPAAIPTETADATVAQLNGMLDTVGFYIGEERTVPVDRAVAASWLSIAPQGDKFAITADPAAIQPVVDTLAAAVDRAPQNAVVITDTGGKVLKTIAAGQSGRQLGDATGIAAAFATQLGSGDAVFKLPVAEVPVSTTTLARNIVVDLSEQRTYIYENGQVVNSFLISSGTAATPTHTGNFRINSHVRVQDMGALCYNPNAVNSYCTEDVPWVMYFNGDQGFHGTYWHNNFGNRMSHGCVNLPLGTAESLYSWAPNGTEVRVQA, from the coding sequence GTGACAGATCTGGCGACCCAGCCACATGCCGGAAAGGCGTCCGGGGATGACGCCGTCGACACTGAGCAGGACGTCGACAAGGACGCGACCGCCGCGGCCGATTTCGAGCCGTCGGCCGCTTCGGACGAACAGAATGCCGTGACTCAGGCGGACGCCGTCACGGAGGATTCCGTCGCGCCCGCAGAGGGCTCCGAGGTGCCCCCCGCGGCCGACGCGGACGCCCAGGCTGACGTGTCGGAGGCCGAAGCGGAGGCGCCGCACGCTGAGGCGCACGCGGCTGAGGCCGAGTCCGATGCCCCTGAGGCCGAGTCCGACGCGCCGGAGGCTGAAGCCGAGGCACCGGAGGCTGACGCGCCTGCGGCTGAGGCGGACGCGCCCGAGGCCGACGTGCCTGAGGCGGATGCGCCCGAGGCCGACGCGCCTGAGGCGGAGGCGCCCGAGGCAGACGACCCCGAAGCCGAGGCCGACGCGCCTGAGCCCGAGGCCGCGGCACCGGACTCTGACGCGCCTGCGGCTGAGGCTGAGGCTGACGCGCCTGAGGCCGAGGCGGACGCGGCCGAAGCGGACGCGCCCGAGGCCGAGGCATCCGAGGCAGAGGCATCCGAGGCCGCTCCGGCCGACGACGACGCTCCCGTCGGTGAAGCCGACGTGGACGCCGACGCCGAGCCCGAAGCCATCGCAGAACCCGAGCCGGAGCCCGAAGGCACTGCAGAGCCCGAGCCGGAAGCTGCCGCAGAGCCGGAAGCCGAAGCCGCCGACGCCCCGACCTCGGACGACGCCGACGCCGACGCCCACGCCGAGACCGACTCCATCGCCGCGGACGCCGAGAGCACCTCCGGCGCCGACCTCGAGACGGTCGCGATGGCGACCGCCGTGCTCGCCCCGGCGGGGGTGGCCCCTCTTGCGCCCTCAACCGTTCCGAACCCCACGCCCTCCCCCGGATTCGTCCCCCCGACCGCCGGAACGGCAGCGGATGGCTCCGTGTACGCGTGGGCCCCTGCAGAGCCGAAGCCGAAGCGGAAGCGCACCGCACTCTGGATCAGCGCGGCCGCAGGCGTCGTGGTGGTCGGCCTCGTCGTCACGTCACTGCTGCTGATCGCCCCGGGCACCGCCGTGGCCGGCGTCTCTGTCGGCTGGATGACCCCCGGCGCCGCGGCTGAGGCCATCGAACAGCGACTCGCCGAGACCACGGTCGTGCTGACCGGCACCGGCGAGGAGGCGGAGATCACCGGCGCCGAGCTCGGCGCCACAGTGGACGCCCAGGCGCTGGCAGACGCGGCCTTCGCCGAGCACCCGATGTGGAACCCGACGGCGTGGTTCGCGGCCGACGAGGCCGAAGTCGCACTCGACGCCGCGACGGCGACCGAGGCACTGCACGATGCCGCCCCCCAGCTGTACACCGATCCGGTCGATGCGACCCTCGCCTTCGATGCCGCGACCGCGTCGTACGTGACCACGCCCGCCGTCCCCGGTGCCGGCGTCGACGTCGCGACCGTCCAGGCGGCGATCCAGGCGGCCTTCGCGGCAGGCCAGACACGCGTTCAGGTGGAACCCGTCCCCGCCCCGATCCCGGCCGCCATCCCGACCGAGACCGCCGACGCCACGGTGGCGCAGCTGAACGGCATGCTCGACACGGTCGGCTTCTACATCGGCGAGGAGCGCACGGTGCCGGTCGATCGCGCGGTCGCGGCATCCTGGCTCTCCATCGCCCCTCAGGGTGACAAGTTCGCGATCACGGCCGACCCCGCTGCGATCCAGCCGGTCGTCGACACCCTGGCGGCCGCGGTGGACCGCGCGCCCCAGAACGCCGTCGTCATCACCGACACCGGCGGCAAGGTGCTCAAGACGATCGCGGCAGGCCAGTCCGGGCGGCAGCTCGGCGACGCCACGGGCATCGCCGCCGCCTTCGCCACGCAGCTGGGCTCCGGCGACGCCGTGTTCAAGCTGCCGGTCGCCGAGGTGCCGGTCAGCACGACCACGCTGGCGCGCAACATCGTCGTCGACCTCAGCGAGCAGCGCACCTACATCTACGAGAACGGGCAGGTGGTCAACAGCTTCCTGATCTCGTCGGGTACGGCTGCCACCCCCACGCACACCGGCAACTTCCGCATCAATTCGCACGTCCGGGTGCAGGACATGGGTGCCCTCTGCTACAACCCGAACGCCGTCAACAGCTACTGCACCGAAGACGTGCCGTGGGTGATGTACTTCAACGGCGATCAGGGCTTCCACGGCACGTACTGGCACAACAATTTCGGCAACCGGATGAGCCACGGCTGCGTCAACCTGCCCCTCGGCACGGCGGAGTCCCTCTACTCGTGGGCGCCGAACGGCACCGAGGTGCGCGTGCAGGCCTGA